One window from the genome of Hoplias malabaricus isolate fHopMal1 chromosome 18, fHopMal1.hap1, whole genome shotgun sequence encodes:
- the nsun5 gene encoding probable 28S rRNA (cytosine-C(5))-methyltransferase isoform X1 encodes MALYMKAAEILDKVEQKKGAVKTLVYDSKFQNIKQLFALVCETQKYSCVLQEIIESTKLLKEKKLRLNLAKVLVFDLLFGRGVKCGGSWKTMMVKHRSRLQAALARMKVKQKVRRNEDLLPPSVQEKNAHDIPRYVRINTLKTTFDDVVDYLKREGYSYQGKASRIEDLNHLSGKMFMGDVHLREILVFSAKRDFHDHYLYKSGHIILQDKASCLPAYLLDPPVGGHVIDACAAPGNKTSHLAAIMKNKGKLFAFDLDAKRLSTMSTLLLRAGVTCHLLANQDFLKVDPLSPEYKNVTHILLDPSCSGSGMVCLSDRTTEELDSERLDALAAFQLRCLNHVLQFPQLQRVVYSTCSIHSQENEQVVSDCLEKNPGFRLVHLFPEWPERGHVPLTQCLRASTTKTFTHGFFVAMLEKKPTSNEGSYHTSPSSMDVDISAPSNSEEEQTQRPNRNTSMEQPQLPLKVKTKRNRKKHQKQES; translated from the exons AATATAAAACAGCTGTTTGCCCTCGTATGTGAGACTCAGAAGTATTCATGTGTGCTTCAGGAGATTATCGAGAGCACAAAACTCCTCAAAGAGAAAAAACTAAGACTGAATTTAGCAAAG GTTTTGGTCTTTGACTTGCTTTTTGGTCGAGGGGTAAAATGTGGAGGGTCATGGAAGACCATGATGGTGAAGCATCGCTCCAGACTGCAGGCTGCTTTGGCTCGAATGAAAGTGAAGCAGAAAGTGAGAAGAAACGAGGACCTGCTTCCTCCCAGTGTGCAGGAAAAAAATG CCCATGATATCCCACGTTATGTTCGTATCAACACACTGAAAACGACTTTTGACGATGTGGTTGACTACCTGAAGAGAGAGGGTTATTCATATCAGGGGAAAGCAAGCAG GATTGAGGATCTAAACCATCTTTCTGGAAAGATGTTTATGGGTGATGTGCACCTCAGGGAAATTCTGGTTTTCAGTGCAAAGAGGGACTTCCATGACCATTACCTGTATAAATCAGGCCATATCATTTTGCAAGACAAG gcCAGTTGTCTCCCTGCATACCTCCTGGACCCCCCAGTTGGAGGCCATGTAATTGACGCTTGTGCAGCGCCTGGGAACAAAACCAGCCACCTTGCAGCCATAATGAAAAACAAAGG GAAGCTGTTTGCTTTTGACCTTGATGCAAAGCGCCTGTCCACCATGAGCACACTTCTCCTTCGTGCTGGGGTCACATGTCACCTGTTGGCCAATCAGGATTTTCTCAAGGTTGACCCACTTTCCCCAGAATACAAGAATGTGACACACATCCTTCTTGACCCATcatgcagtggatcag gaatgGTCTGCCTATCTGACAGAACCACAGAAGAGCTGGATAGCGAGCGTCTGGATGCTTTGGCGGCATTTCAGTTGCGCTGTTTGAACCATGTACTGCAGTTCCCTCAGCTACAGCGTGTAGTCTACTCTACATGCTCTATTCACTCTCAAGAGAATGAGCAGGTGGTGTCTGATTGCCTTGAGAAAAACCCTGGATTCAG ATTAGTGCATCTTTTTCCTGAATGGCCTGAGAGAGGTCATGTCCCACTGACCCAGTGTCTAAGAGCCAGCACTACAAAAACTTTCACTCATGGGTTCTTTGTAGCAATGCTGGAAAAGAAGCCCACTTCAAACGAGGGAAGCTATCACACATC GCCATCTTCCATGGATGTGGATATAAGTGCGCCGTCTAACAGTGAAGAGGAGCAAACACAGAGACCCAACCGTAACACTTCCATGGAACAGCCCCAGCTTCCTTTAAAAGTAAAAACTAAGAGGAACAGAAAGAAACACCAAAAGCAGgagtcttaa
- the nsun5 gene encoding probable 28S rRNA (cytosine-C(5))-methyltransferase isoform X2 yields MVLVFDLLFGRGVKCGGSWKTMMVKHRSRLQAALARMKVKQKVRRNEDLLPPSVQEKNAHDIPRYVRINTLKTTFDDVVDYLKREGYSYQGKASRIEDLNHLSGKMFMGDVHLREILVFSAKRDFHDHYLYKSGHIILQDKASCLPAYLLDPPVGGHVIDACAAPGNKTSHLAAIMKNKGKLFAFDLDAKRLSTMSTLLLRAGVTCHLLANQDFLKVDPLSPEYKNVTHILLDPSCSGSGMVCLSDRTTEELDSERLDALAAFQLRCLNHVLQFPQLQRVVYSTCSIHSQENEQVVSDCLEKNPGFRLVHLFPEWPERGHVPLTQCLRASTTKTFTHGFFVAMLEKKPTSNEGSYHTSPSSMDVDISAPSNSEEEQTQRPNRNTSMEQPQLPLKVKTKRNRKKHQKQES; encoded by the exons ATG GTTTTGGTCTTTGACTTGCTTTTTGGTCGAGGGGTAAAATGTGGAGGGTCATGGAAGACCATGATGGTGAAGCATCGCTCCAGACTGCAGGCTGCTTTGGCTCGAATGAAAGTGAAGCAGAAAGTGAGAAGAAACGAGGACCTGCTTCCTCCCAGTGTGCAGGAAAAAAATG CCCATGATATCCCACGTTATGTTCGTATCAACACACTGAAAACGACTTTTGACGATGTGGTTGACTACCTGAAGAGAGAGGGTTATTCATATCAGGGGAAAGCAAGCAG GATTGAGGATCTAAACCATCTTTCTGGAAAGATGTTTATGGGTGATGTGCACCTCAGGGAAATTCTGGTTTTCAGTGCAAAGAGGGACTTCCATGACCATTACCTGTATAAATCAGGCCATATCATTTTGCAAGACAAG gcCAGTTGTCTCCCTGCATACCTCCTGGACCCCCCAGTTGGAGGCCATGTAATTGACGCTTGTGCAGCGCCTGGGAACAAAACCAGCCACCTTGCAGCCATAATGAAAAACAAAGG GAAGCTGTTTGCTTTTGACCTTGATGCAAAGCGCCTGTCCACCATGAGCACACTTCTCCTTCGTGCTGGGGTCACATGTCACCTGTTGGCCAATCAGGATTTTCTCAAGGTTGACCCACTTTCCCCAGAATACAAGAATGTGACACACATCCTTCTTGACCCATcatgcagtggatcag gaatgGTCTGCCTATCTGACAGAACCACAGAAGAGCTGGATAGCGAGCGTCTGGATGCTTTGGCGGCATTTCAGTTGCGCTGTTTGAACCATGTACTGCAGTTCCCTCAGCTACAGCGTGTAGTCTACTCTACATGCTCTATTCACTCTCAAGAGAATGAGCAGGTGGTGTCTGATTGCCTTGAGAAAAACCCTGGATTCAG ATTAGTGCATCTTTTTCCTGAATGGCCTGAGAGAGGTCATGTCCCACTGACCCAGTGTCTAAGAGCCAGCACTACAAAAACTTTCACTCATGGGTTCTTTGTAGCAATGCTGGAAAAGAAGCCCACTTCAAACGAGGGAAGCTATCACACATC GCCATCTTCCATGGATGTGGATATAAGTGCGCCGTCTAACAGTGAAGAGGAGCAAACACAGAGACCCAACCGTAACACTTCCATGGAACAGCCCCAGCTTCCTTTAAAAGTAAAAACTAAGAGGAACAGAAAGAAACACCAAAAGCAGgagtcttaa